The following are encoded together in the Anopheles nili chromosome 3, idAnoNiliSN_F5_01, whole genome shotgun sequence genome:
- the LOC128725835 gene encoding CWF19-like protein 1 homolog, with protein sequence MEQKLKLLVCGDVRGKLKSFFARIENVNKKSGPFDLVLCVGDFFGSNSEIDVLQEYKRNVKTVAAPVYILGPTAKQLTQYYEETRDGDICTNLSYLGKRGVYTTAGGLKIAYLSGTASSQNSSEAGEWTYTKADAIAVRDSCLASKANMGDFRGIDILLTSQWPLGMRENVKDSCKLVSWLADAIKPRYHFCGINDEFYESPPYRNLPDKNTQMELATRFVGLASFGNPEKKKHIYALSITPVEKMRVLELIQKTTDEIQSPYQELSLNIMESEGRSDREKPDGQYFYDMNTYDDNRRNKRRSNEPHQCQKRQRPTFDQETCWFCLSAGSIEKHLIISVGDHFYLALAKGPISETHILILSITHIQCAALLSDEQWAELVRFKQALTQFYADREQKVFFYERNFKTGHLQINAIGIDDNVAWKIQHVLEDKGEEYSVQLEKVPKLGSPADLPERGPYFVAELPDGTVMLTRQMKGFPLHFGREIICADNLLNCEEKADWRQCNCSKEEEDEMVKNFRENFKPYDFTV encoded by the exons ATGGAACAGAAATTAAAGCT GCTTGTTTGCGGTGATGTTCGCGGTAAGCTGAAGTCGTTTTTCGCGCGCAttgaaaacgtaaacaaaaagaGCGGCCCGTTCGATTTGGTATTGTgcgtgggtgatttttttggctCAAACTCCGAAATTGACGTCCTGCAAGAGTACAAAAGAAACGTTAAGACCG TCGCTGCACCAGTGTACATTCTCGGTCCTACTGCAAAGCAGTTGACACAATACTACGAGGAAACACGGGATGGAGATATTTGTACAAATCTTAGTTACCTCGGGAAGCGTGGCGTTTATACGACAGCCGGTGGACTAAAAATTGCCTACCTTAGTGGTACCGCAAGCTCACAAAATTCTTCCGAAGCTGGCGAATGGACATACACTAAGGCAGATGCCATTGCGGTACGAGATTCCTGCCTAGCAAGTAAGGCAAACATGGGTGATTTCAGGGGTATCGATATCCTTCTTACCTCACAATGGCCTCTTGGCATGCGTGAGAACGTGAAAGACAGCTGCAAGTTAGTTTCGTGGCTGGCCGATGCCATTAAACCACGGTATCATTTCTGTGGGATAAATGACGAATTTTATGAATCGCCACCGTATCG AAATCTTCCAGATAAAAACACTCAAATGGAACTGGCAACCCGCTTCGTAGGTTTAGCCAGTTTTGGGAatcccgaaaagaaaaaacacatctaCGCTCTGAGCATAACACCTGTGGAGAAGATGCGAGTGCTGGAGTTGATCCAAAAGACTACCGACGAGATTCAGTCGCCGTATCAAGAACTTTCCTTAAACATTATGGAAAGCGAAGGCAGAAGTGACCGCGAAAAGCCGGATGGCCAGTATTTTTACGACATGAATACGTACGATGACAATCGACGAAACAAACGCCGGAGTAACGAACCACACCAATGTCAAAAGCGACAGAGACCGACATTCGATCAGGAAACCTGTTGGTTTTGCCTTTCAGCGGGTAGCATTGAGAAACATCTCATTATATCGGTCGGTGATCATTTCTATCTAGCGCTCGCGAAAGGACCCATCAGCGAAACGCACATACTGATCCTCTCGATAACGCACATCCAGTGCGCAGCTTTACTTTCCGATGAGCAATGGGCAGAACTGGTGCGGTTCAAGCAAGCCCTGACCCAGTTTTACGCCGATCGCGAACAAAAGGTGTTCTTCTACGAGCGCAACTTCAAAACGGGCCATCTGCAAATAAATGCCATCGGTATCGACGACAACGTGGCATGGAAAATACAGCACGTGCTGGAGGATAAAGGCGAAGAGTACAGCGTTCAGCTTGAAAAGGTACCGAAATTAGGTTCACCAGCTGATCTCCCTGAACGAGGACCTTATTTTGTTGCTGAGCTGCCCGATGGAACGGTCATGCTAACGCGGCAGATGAAAGGCTTTCCGCTACACTTCGGACGAGAGATAATCTGCGCGGACAATTTGCTGAACTGTGAAGAAAAGGCGGACTGGCGGCAGTGTAACTGTTCCAAGGAGGAGGAAGACGAAATGGTAAAAAATTTTAGAGAAAATTTCAAGCCATACGATTTTACAGTATGA